One window from the genome of Candidatus Zixiibacteriota bacterium encodes:
- a CDS encoding polyprenyl synthetase family protein yields the protein MLEHATCVQPDLDEFDQKLHDYLRGDSPLITSIAQHLLRSKGKRMRPLFLFLTSRAADNYTPFTVDASLAIELIHTATLLHDDVVDESELRRGQETVNAQWTNLISVLMGDYLFAKAFRIMVDSRSMDLMQAIAHATGRVSVGELRQIEETGNYALSEEEYLTIIADKTASLFSLACETGPILAGRGRRDRQRFAHFGEKIGTAFQIVDDLLDFVGDAEITGKEPGNDVLTGKVTLPLIHALKKAGRGGHDEIIAHLRRRDRRPSFERVLAFVREQGGIEHAYGRARALSEEGLAAITPVTPSEYFDCLVSLVQFTISRAS from the coding sequence ATGCTCGAACACGCCACCTGCGTGCAGCCGGACCTCGATGAGTTCGACCAGAAGTTGCACGACTACCTGCGCGGCGATTCCCCTCTCATCACCTCGATCGCCCAGCACCTGCTGCGGTCGAAAGGGAAGCGGATGCGGCCGCTGTTCTTGTTTCTCACCTCGCGGGCGGCCGACAACTACACCCCCTTCACTGTCGACGCCTCCCTCGCGATCGAGCTGATCCACACCGCGACCCTCCTGCACGACGACGTGGTTGACGAATCGGAGCTCCGGCGCGGCCAGGAAACGGTCAACGCCCAGTGGACCAACCTGATTTCCGTCCTCATGGGCGACTACCTGTTCGCGAAGGCGTTCCGGATCATGGTCGACTCCCGGTCGATGGACCTCATGCAGGCGATCGCCCACGCCACCGGACGCGTCTCGGTGGGCGAGCTGCGCCAGATCGAAGAAACGGGCAACTACGCGCTGTCGGAGGAGGAGTACCTGACCATCATCGCCGACAAGACCGCCTCGCTGTTCAGCCTCGCCTGCGAGACCGGCCCGATTTTGGCCGGGCGCGGCAGGCGCGACCGCCAGCGCTTCGCCCACTTCGGCGAGAAGATCGGCACCGCCTTCCAGATCGTCGACGACCTCCTGGATTTCGTGGGCGATGCGGAAATCACGGGGAAGGAGCCGGGGAACGACGTGCTCACGGGGAAGGTGACGCTGCCGCTCATCCATGCCCTGAAGAAGGCGGGCCGGGGCGGCCACGACGAGATCATCGCCCACCTGCGGCGGCGCGACCGGCGGCCCTCGTTCGAGAGGGTGCTGGCCTTCGTGCGCGAGCAGGGCGGCATTGAGCATGCCTACGGGCGGGCCAGGGCGCTGTCGGAGGAGGGGCTGGCGGCGATCACGCCGGTGACGCCCTCGGAATACTTCGATTGCCTCGTGAGCCTGGTGCAGTTCACCATTTCGCGGGCCTCCTGA
- a CDS encoding alpha/beta hydrolase gives MVRMLSWLAVILIGAFVAVNIGLYFAQGRIVFYPSRDFGATPRDAGIAAEDVFIEVVPGQRIHAWYVPPPEPAAPVVLFCHGNAGNISHRLETLRFLVDLGAGVLLFDYRGYGRSEGAPGEREVYADADACYEWLRRERSVAPDRIVAFGRSLGGAVAVELASRRPCRGLIVESSFTSIEDMGRKMYRYLPVRWFLRFSFRSIDRIGAVACPVLVTHSPDDELVPYEMGQRLAAAARPPKRFVPLVGGHNTLEYFALEPYRAAVRDILSGAAREW, from the coding sequence GTGGTGCGCATGCTCTCATGGCTGGCTGTTATCCTCATCGGCGCCTTTGTCGCCGTCAACATCGGCCTCTACTTCGCCCAGGGGCGAATTGTCTTCTACCCCAGCCGCGACTTCGGCGCCACCCCGCGCGACGCCGGGATCGCGGCCGAGGACGTCTTCATCGAGGTCGTCCCCGGCCAGCGGATCCACGCCTGGTACGTCCCCCCGCCCGAACCCGCCGCCCCGGTCGTGCTCTTCTGCCACGGCAACGCCGGCAACATCTCGCACCGGCTGGAGACCCTCCGCTTCCTCGTCGATCTCGGAGCGGGCGTGCTCCTGTTCGACTACCGCGGGTATGGGCGCTCGGAGGGCGCGCCGGGGGAGCGCGAAGTGTATGCGGACGCCGACGCCTGCTACGAGTGGCTGCGGCGCGAGCGGTCGGTCGCGCCCGACCGGATCGTGGCCTTCGGGCGGTCGCTCGGCGGCGCGGTGGCGGTTGAACTGGCGAGCCGCCGCCCCTGCCGCGGACTCATCGTCGAATCGTCCTTCACTTCGATCGAGGACATGGGCCGGAAAATGTACCGCTACCTGCCGGTCCGGTGGTTCCTGCGCTTCTCCTTCCGCTCGATCGACCGTATCGGCGCGGTCGCCTGCCCGGTGTTGGTGACCCACTCGCCCGACGACGAGCTGGTTCCGTACGAGATGGGGCAGCGGCTGGCGGCCGCCGCCCGGCCCCCCAAACGGTTCGTCCCGCTGGTCGGGGGACACAACACCCTGGAGTACTTCGCCCTGGAACCGTACCGGGCGGCCGTGCGCGACATCCTCTCGGGGGCGGCGCGGGAGTGGTGA
- the rpsA gene encoding 30S ribosomal protein S1 — MATAKQSETATQRLSKRKAQSTRKTKRVKTKAARPEGIDLEQQGLSAEDQQQRERVVTSRHKRVAEKAQQRLSRTEEGLDDGSSAVQAVRITDIAGVVYDPDEYQQMVDMYDQTIKDIKEGEVVAGRVIGINRDDVIVDVGFKSEGIIAMGEFQQPVTVRMGDEIEVYLEQIEDAHGQLILSKQKADFMRVWEKIREVHDSGEKISGIVARRIKGGLVVDIMGVDAFLPGSQVALRQVPDFDALIGQSMDVKIIKINKARRNIVVSRRIVLEEEREKMRAHLLNEIAVGQVRQGIVKNITDFGVFIDLGGVDGLLHITDMSWGRIRHPSELVSLGDRIDVKILDFDERTSRISLGLKQMTPYPWENIEQKYPLGRKVKGRVVSITDYGAFVELEKGIEGLIHISEMSWTQHIKHPSKIMNVNDEVEAMVLSVDKENEKISLGIKQMEPDPWTTIEMKYPPGRIVTGKVRNLTAFGAFVELEEGIDGLVHISDMSWTKRIQHPSEVMKKGDRVDVKILKIDHENRRISLGYKQLEDDPWPEIARKYGVGAEVLGTIQRVLDRGVVVELDGAVEGFVPATQLGRKDLTDPTGVFKEGDEIPLQVIEFDRNQHKIVLSVSAYYKKRERTELDNFLATHPVANAGPSMAEAIPEELRRQAEAAPEPRDERSHDRTHDRDADRDDYPRPAPPREETTSMAEAMPEELRRMASQANQENPEPPDAGTSPEEGGERPE, encoded by the coding sequence ATGGCAACGGCCAAACAATCCGAAACCGCAACTCAGAGACTGTCCAAGCGCAAAGCGCAATCCACCCGAAAGACCAAACGCGTCAAGACAAAAGCCGCCCGGCCCGAGGGCATCGACCTCGAGCAGCAGGGTTTGTCTGCGGAGGACCAGCAGCAGCGCGAGCGAGTTGTCACGAGCCGCCACAAACGGGTGGCGGAAAAGGCGCAGCAGCGCCTCAGCCGCACCGAGGAGGGTCTTGACGACGGGTCGTCCGCTGTCCAGGCCGTCCGCATCACCGACATCGCCGGCGTCGTCTACGACCCCGACGAGTACCAGCAGATGGTCGACATGTACGACCAGACCATCAAAGACATCAAAGAGGGCGAGGTTGTCGCCGGGCGCGTGATCGGGATCAACCGCGACGATGTCATCGTCGACGTCGGCTTCAAGTCCGAGGGCATCATCGCCATGGGCGAGTTCCAGCAGCCCGTCACCGTCCGCATGGGTGATGAAATCGAGGTCTACCTGGAGCAGATCGAGGACGCCCACGGACAGCTGATCCTCTCCAAGCAGAAGGCGGATTTCATGCGGGTCTGGGAGAAGATCCGCGAGGTCCACGACAGCGGGGAGAAGATTTCCGGGATCGTCGCGCGCCGGATCAAGGGCGGCCTCGTGGTCGACATCATGGGCGTCGATGCCTTCCTCCCGGGATCACAGGTGGCGCTGCGCCAGGTGCCGGATTTCGACGCTCTCATCGGGCAGTCGATGGATGTCAAGATCATCAAGATCAACAAGGCCCGCCGCAATATCGTCGTCTCCCGCCGCATCGTGCTCGAAGAGGAGCGCGAGAAGATGCGGGCGCACCTGCTCAATGAGATCGCGGTCGGCCAGGTCCGCCAGGGAATCGTCAAGAACATCACCGATTTCGGCGTGTTCATCGACCTCGGCGGGGTCGACGGCCTCCTGCACATCACCGACATGTCGTGGGGACGGATTCGCCACCCCAGCGAGCTGGTCTCGCTCGGCGATCGGATCGACGTGAAAATTCTCGACTTCGATGAACGGACGTCGCGCATCTCGCTCGGCCTGAAACAGATGACGCCGTACCCGTGGGAGAACATCGAGCAGAAATACCCGCTCGGCCGCAAGGTCAAGGGACGGGTCGTCTCGATCACCGACTACGGCGCATTCGTCGAACTCGAAAAGGGCATCGAGGGCCTTATCCACATCTCCGAAATGTCCTGGACCCAGCACATCAAGCACCCCTCCAAGATCATGAACGTGAACGACGAGGTCGAGGCGATGGTGCTGTCGGTGGACAAGGAGAACGAGAAGATCTCGCTCGGGATCAAGCAGATGGAGCCGGATCCGTGGACCACGATCGAGATGAAGTACCCGCCCGGCCGCATTGTCACCGGCAAGGTGCGCAACCTCACCGCTTTCGGCGCCTTCGTCGAACTCGAAGAGGGGATCGACGGCCTCGTGCACATCTCCGACATGTCGTGGACCAAGCGTATCCAACACCCCTCCGAGGTCATGAAGAAGGGGGATCGGGTGGATGTGAAGATCCTCAAGATCGACCACGAGAACCGCCGCATTTCGCTGGGCTACAAGCAGCTCGAGGATGATCCCTGGCCCGAGATCGCGCGCAAGTACGGCGTCGGCGCCGAGGTCCTCGGCACCATCCAGCGCGTTCTCGACCGCGGCGTGGTCGTGGAGCTCGACGGGGCGGTCGAGGGGTTCGTGCCGGCTACCCAGCTCGGACGCAAAGACCTCACCGATCCCACCGGCGTCTTCAAGGAGGGGGACGAAATCCCCCTGCAGGTGATCGAATTCGACCGCAACCAGCACAAGATCGTGCTGTCGGTATCCGCCTACTACAAGAAGCGGGAGCGGACCGAACTCGACAACTTCCTGGCGACCCACCCGGTGGCCAACGCCGGCCCGTCCATGGCCGAGGCGATCCCCGAGGAGCTCCGCCGGCAGGCGGAGGCCGCCCCGGAGCCGCGCGACGAGCGCTCCCACGACCGCACCCACGACCGCGATGCGGACCGCGACGACTACCCGCGCCCGGCCCCCCCGCGCGAGGAGACCACCAGCATGGCGGAAGCGATGCCGGAGGAACTTCGCCGGATGGCCTCGCAGGCGAATCAGGAGAACCCTGAGCCGCCCGATGCCGGCACGTCGCCGGAGGAGGGCGGGGAACGCCCCGAGTAG
- a CDS encoding 1-acyl-sn-glycerol-3-phosphate acyltransferase codes for MKILYWTGYFIAKIAGRVIFRGRIIGKEHVPRSGGFILASNHRSYFDPPLAGSATGREMAFFAKAELFAVPVLGSLIRRTNAMPVKRGSVDRDALKTAVATIRKGYGLTVFPEGTRSRDDSFLEPKPGLGLIALHAECPIVPCYLHGTNKLKQCLLGREKLRVAFGEPLPVEWVRSFPKSKEGYVQLAREVMDRIAKIKAASGL; via the coding sequence ATGAAGATTCTCTACTGGACCGGCTACTTCATCGCGAAGATCGCAGGCCGCGTCATCTTTCGCGGGCGGATCATCGGCAAGGAGCACGTCCCCCGGTCCGGCGGCTTCATTCTCGCGAGCAACCATCGCTCCTACTTCGATCCGCCGCTGGCGGGATCGGCCACCGGACGGGAGATGGCCTTCTTCGCCAAGGCAGAGCTCTTCGCGGTGCCGGTGCTCGGATCGCTCATCCGGAGAACCAACGCCATGCCGGTGAAGCGCGGATCGGTCGATCGGGACGCGCTCAAGACTGCGGTGGCGACGATCCGCAAGGGATATGGGCTGACGGTGTTTCCGGAGGGGACGCGGTCCAGGGACGACTCGTTCTTGGAGCCCAAGCCCGGGCTGGGGTTGATTGCGCTGCACGCCGAGTGCCCGATCGTTCCATGTTATCTTCATGGGACAAATAAGCTTAAGCAATGCCTCCTGGGACGCGAGAAGCTGCGCGTCGCGTTCGGCGAACCCCTGCCGGTCGAGTGGGTACGATCCTTCCCGAAATCCAAAGAGGGGTACGTGCAGTTGGCGCGGGAGGTCATGGATAGGATTGCGAAGATCAAGGCCGCTTCCGGGCTGTAG